The following are from one region of the Stanieria sp. NIES-3757 genome:
- a CDS encoding multi-component transcriptional regulator, winged helix family translates to MKILFIEDDEHTSELFSAMLSTHRYTVDVVADGMAGLDLATRWNYDLILLDLLIPTLNGLEVCRRLRAQGCQTPILMLTTKDANEDVIAGLDAGADDYVAKSCASSQLLARLRAILRRDKRYSSSPVLTWGLLCLDPTSARVTYDRKEISLRPKEYNLLELFLRHPEHILSRSAIIDRLWSIEKTPVEGSVTTLIKDLRHRLKSAGMEDDSIETVYGLGYRLKAAPKEDKRTRESEYVKRRSEEGAIAWEFDLPVDWDEDWQVRDQRGRIAIEKITARFQISLEQRITALEAVERSFQTGDFTVQQQQAARTQAHKLAGGLGTFGYIKASEIARAIECLLETQISQETQLAKQFSQLLEKLRQKLTKPSSDKLIAEPSLTRR, encoded by the coding sequence ATGAAAATTCTGTTTATAGAAGATGATGAACATACTAGTGAATTATTCTCAGCCATGCTCTCTACCCATCGTTATACAGTCGATGTGGTTGCAGATGGAATGGCAGGGTTAGATCTGGCAACTCGATGGAATTACGATCTGATTCTTTTAGATCTTTTAATTCCAACGTTAAATGGACTTGAAGTTTGCCGTCGTTTACGCGCTCAAGGCTGTCAAACACCAATTCTGATGCTAACAACGAAAGACGCGAACGAAGATGTTATTGCTGGACTTGATGCTGGTGCCGATGACTATGTTGCCAAATCTTGCGCTTCTTCCCAACTACTGGCAAGATTGCGAGCAATTCTGAGGCGCGATAAAAGATACTCATCTTCGCCAGTATTAACTTGGGGGCTACTCTGTCTCGATCCTACTTCAGCTCGGGTTACTTATGATCGCAAAGAAATATCCCTGCGTCCCAAAGAATACAATCTGCTCGAACTATTTCTCCGCCACCCCGAACACATTCTCAGCCGTAGTGCCATCATTGATCGCCTGTGGTCGATCGAAAAAACTCCCGTTGAAGGTTCTGTCACCACTTTAATCAAAGACTTACGGCATCGTTTGAAGTCTGCCGGAATGGAGGATGATTCGATCGAGACAGTTTATGGGTTGGGATATCGGTTAAAAGCAGCACCAAAAGAAGACAAAAGAACACGGGAATCGGAGTATGTAAAGAGGAGAAGCGAAGAGGGCGCGATTGCCTGGGAATTTGATTTACCAGTGGATTGGGACGAGGATTGGCAAGTTCGAGACCAGCGAGGGAGAATAGCAATTGAGAAAATTACAGCTCGTTTTCAGATCTCGCTGGAGCAAAGAATTACTGCATTGGAAGCAGTAGAGCGATCATTTCAAACAGGCGATTTTACCGTGCAGCAACAACAAGCTGCGCGAACACAAGCCCATAAACTAGCAGGCGGATTGGGAACATTTGGTTATATCAAAGCTTCGGAGATAGCACGGGCGATCGAATGCTTGTTGGAAACCCAGATTAGTCAAGAAACACAATTAGCCAAGCAGTTCTCTCAATTGTTGGAAAAGTTGAGACAGAAGCTGACTAAACCGTCGAGCGATAAATTAATTGCCGAGCCAAGCCTTACCAGGAGGTGA
- a CDS encoding transposase IS605 OrfB codes for MVRSKLAKSINDASWSAFRSWLEYFGWKYGKITVAVPPHNTSQNCSSCGKKVKKSLSTRTHKCPHCGFEADRDLNASLNILQLGLRTAGHAGTYAWGETPSWAFGEILMSNGDSLNQESPRL; via the coding sequence ATGGTGAGGTCTAAACTAGCTAAGAGTATAAATGATGCTAGCTGGTCAGCTTTCCGTAGTTGGTTAGAGTATTTTGGTTGGAAGTATGGCAAGATAACTGTAGCAGTACCTCCACATAACACAAGCCAAAACTGCTCTAGCTGTGGGAAGAAAGTTAAAAAATCTCTATCAACTAGGACTCATAAATGTCCTCATTGTGGATTTGAGGCTGATAGGGACTTAAACGCTAGCCTCAATATTTTGCAATTAGGATTGCGTACTGCGGGACACGCAGGAACATACGCTTGGGGAGAGACTCCCTCTTGGGCATTTGGAGAAATCCTGATGTCTAACGGAGACTCGTTGAACCAAGAATCCCCTCGCCTTTAG
- a CDS encoding Permeases of the major facilitator superfamily protein has product MDRTRKVQFGHKGFWAIALTLFMIAYNVSVMPTIMSPLVRDLDSSVGAIQSILVVYFLVAASFAPSTENLCRFYGRTRIFSISLVLYGIGMTLTSLSPTIEILALCFSLLTGLASTPLISTPLAIADLIYGDNEERITIALILASTLGGLFGSLLGGYLASNFGWRWAFAPSLLVLILVLRLRRSLPNLIVNCTQPIDWIGGLFSFLGLSSIFVGISLAGEFGWWEPKREFSIAGLIIPPFAISIVPTLFAVGMILLGFFVFWQRRQANLGKACLFRVGLLRNREFVLGLLTAMLHTLIVTGVQFNLFQFVPVALSLNPFRTALTIIPYNLTMVIVIISVLKYLVLGNLITPKYIVCLGISLLAAGIGVLYSSLHLSVTSLELMPGLIIMGVGSGLFSSYISTLTYSNASKGDKPQASGIYDPIQNLGCSLGRGILGTALVYSTSRSIVDNILENLGKTLSPVERLEVIAKLQEMLQTFSREEVREVFANKLPPSIYPLLRLISLDAATSGIKISLLIALLLTGICFLLAVTLPKYPSCRLS; this is encoded by the coding sequence ATGGATCGAACGCGAAAAGTTCAATTCGGACATAAAGGTTTTTGGGCGATCGCTCTTACCTTGTTTATGATTGCCTACAATGTCAGTGTCATGCCCACGATTATGTCTCCGCTCGTGCGCGATCTCGATTCGAGTGTTGGTGCCATACAGAGTATTTTGGTTGTATATTTCCTTGTAGCTGCTTCCTTTGCACCCTCAACGGAAAATCTGTGTCGCTTTTACGGTCGAACTCGTATATTTAGCATCAGCTTAGTTTTGTATGGTATTGGGATGACCCTCACCTCCCTAAGTCCTACAATTGAAATTCTTGCCCTCTGTTTTTCACTATTGACGGGTCTGGCTTCCACACCTTTGATTAGTACTCCTTTAGCGATCGCTGATTTAATTTATGGCGACAATGAAGAGCGGATAACCATAGCACTCATTTTGGCTTCGACATTGGGGGGCTTGTTTGGTTCTTTGCTTGGAGGTTACCTTGCCTCCAATTTCGGTTGGCGTTGGGCATTTGCGCCTTCACTGCTGGTTCTGATCCTCGTGTTACGCTTGAGGCGATCGCTACCTAATCTAATTGTCAACTGTACGCAACCTATAGATTGGATCGGAGGTTTATTCTCCTTTTTAGGACTTAGTTCTATTTTTGTAGGTATTAGCTTGGCGGGAGAATTTGGGTGGTGGGAACCAAAACGAGAGTTTTCAATTGCGGGTTTGATTATCCCACCTTTTGCGATCTCGATCGTACCTACATTATTTGCCGTGGGGATGATTCTTTTGGGGTTCTTTGTCTTCTGGCAACGACGACAGGCAAATCTAGGTAAGGCTTGTTTATTCCGAGTCGGACTATTACGTAACCGAGAATTCGTCTTGGGGCTTCTTACTGCGATGCTGCATACACTAATTGTAACGGGCGTGCAATTTAACCTATTTCAATTTGTACCGGTTGCCTTATCGCTTAATCCATTTAGAACAGCACTAACGATAATACCTTACAACCTAACCATGGTAATCGTTATAATCTCAGTCCTGAAGTATTTAGTTTTGGGCAATCTCATCACACCCAAGTATATTGTCTGTCTTGGCATTTCTTTGCTTGCTGCTGGCATTGGAGTGCTTTACAGTAGCCTGCATCTCTCAGTTACCTCATTAGAACTGATGCCGGGGTTAATTATTATGGGCGTGGGTTCGGGATTATTTTCGTCATATATTAGCACCCTCACTTACTCAAACGCTTCAAAGGGAGATAAACCTCAAGCCTCTGGCATTTACGATCCCATTCAGAATTTGGGCTGTTCCTTGGGACGAGGAATCCTCGGTACGGCACTTGTATATTCTACCTCTCGAAGCATTGTTGATAACATCTTAGAAAACCTTGGCAAAACCTTGTCACCAGTCGAACGCCTTGAAGTGATTGCTAAGTTACAAGAAATGTTGCAAACCTTTTCTCGAGAAGAAGTTAGAGAAGTATTTGCTAACAAACTGCCACCATCAATCTATCCATTGCTGCGATTGATTAGTCTTGATGCAGCAACTTCAGGAATCAAAATTTCTCTATTAATTGCACTCCTCCTGACGGGGATTTGTTTTCTGCTCGCCGTCACTTTACCCAAGTATCCTTCGTGTCGTCTTTCCTAG
- a CDS encoding MscS Mechanosensitive ion channel, with protein sequence MFKRQGWKRNNLLRQFVVCGITIFIMLLSPIIASGQLPSLTTPSETQPPPVGVERRGTLESAAVRLDGEELFRIASPTVLNRSEPGNQIPVEIRAKQVEANLVRLIADIMDSVRTNEVVLNPKKLQVAIKIVNGQPVLFVNNTALTQPKVLLTVTDTDAQYASIGKDLLADQWQEILERELRQAVELRQPEALREQISTGIKALVVTVLLTLMLGTGWVFLRRRKQKLEQRQLAESSLMQAREPIPSQPSELEPQLQLLQRFHHYFGLQRRLEIIRFLRWLLFWAIAFVWMMGIAYSLNAFPQTRQFARKVVAIPIVILISWFLTGLINRLTDLIIDRFIENREQEQVLTAEYLQRIATIAEVIKGLKMVLVYAVAILLVLQWLDLVSGSLLALGAVVALAVSFAAQSLVKDLVNGFLILLEDQFRIGDNIRVGDISGEVENLNLRVTQIRSEEGSLITLPNSLITQVENRARSWARADFRIEVAYNTDVDLALAVVRETVESMARDPEWQSVILDTRELFGVEQISHTGIIIRIWIKTARLKQSAIAMELRRRLKIAFDLNNIQIGIPQQICLENGSGKPDAIDIHKR encoded by the coding sequence ATGTTCAAACGTCAAGGCTGGAAAAGAAACAATCTGCTACGCCAATTCGTTGTATGTGGCATCACGATCTTCATTATGCTGCTGAGTCCTATCATCGCTTCAGGACAATTGCCATCCTTAACGACTCCCAGTGAAACACAACCGCCTCCTGTCGGTGTCGAACGGCGAGGTACTTTAGAATCAGCTGCGGTGCGCCTTGATGGGGAAGAACTGTTCAGGATTGCATCTCCGACCGTTCTCAATCGTAGCGAACCCGGTAACCAGATACCGGTCGAAATCCGCGCCAAACAAGTGGAAGCCAATCTTGTTCGACTAATTGCCGACATCATGGATAGTGTCAGGACAAACGAAGTAGTATTGAACCCAAAAAAACTGCAGGTTGCCATCAAAATTGTCAACGGACAGCCAGTTTTATTTGTCAACAATACCGCCCTGACTCAACCCAAAGTATTGTTAACGGTGACGGATACAGATGCTCAATATGCTTCTATTGGCAAAGATTTATTGGCAGACCAATGGCAAGAAATTTTAGAGCGAGAACTTCGACAAGCAGTCGAACTTCGTCAACCAGAAGCGTTACGAGAACAAATTAGCACAGGGATTAAAGCTCTAGTCGTAACTGTACTATTGACGTTAATGTTAGGGACGGGCTGGGTATTTTTGAGAAGACGTAAACAAAAACTTGAGCAACGACAGTTAGCAGAGTCTTCATTAATGCAAGCTCGAGAACCCATACCCTCTCAACCATCGGAATTAGAGCCACAATTACAATTGTTGCAGCGATTTCACCATTATTTTGGGTTACAAAGACGACTTGAGATTATCCGATTTTTGCGATGGTTACTGTTTTGGGCGATCGCCTTTGTTTGGATGATGGGAATTGCTTACAGTCTCAATGCTTTTCCTCAAACGCGCCAGTTTGCTCGGAAGGTCGTGGCAATTCCAATTGTAATCTTAATTAGCTGGTTTTTAACCGGATTAATCAATCGCTTAACCGACCTTATCATCGATCGCTTCATCGAAAATCGTGAGCAAGAACAAGTTCTAACCGCCGAATATCTCCAACGAATTGCCACAATTGCCGAAGTAATCAAAGGGCTAAAAATGGTTCTGGTTTATGCAGTGGCTATTCTTTTAGTTCTTCAGTGGCTCGATCTAGTGTCGGGATCGCTCCTGGCGTTGGGGGCAGTAGTAGCTTTGGCAGTTTCCTTTGCGGCACAAAGTCTAGTCAAAGATCTGGTCAATGGATTCCTGATTTTACTGGAAGACCAGTTTCGGATTGGAGATAATATCAGAGTTGGCGATATTTCTGGAGAAGTAGAAAACCTGAATTTGCGGGTTACCCAGATCCGCAGTGAAGAGGGGAGTTTGATTACTCTACCCAATAGTCTCATTACTCAGGTGGAAAACAGAGCTAGGAGTTGGGCACGAGCAGATTTTCGCATTGAAGTCGCTTACAATACTGATGTCGATCTCGCTCTAGCAGTCGTCCGAGAAACAGTAGAATCTATGGCACGAGATCCCGAGTGGCAGTCTGTAATCCTCGATACTCGTGAACTGTTTGGAGTCGAGCAGATTTCTCATACTGGAATCATCATCCGAATCTGGATTAAAACGGCTCGGCTCAAACAATCGGCGATCGCCATGGAACTGCGTCGTCGGCTAAAAATTGCCTTTGATCTCAATAACATTCAAATTGGCATTCCCCAGCAAATTTGCCTAGAAAATGGTTCTGGCAAACCTGATGCCATTGATATTCATAAACGATGA
- a CDS encoding ribonuclease BN produces MIRYIRSTILPSKTAQLFIQTGLKWDRDNCSGMAAALSYYALFSLFPILLIILSVIGSLIEPNTEAFQYIKGVIERYLPPEVHELITGTVVALNENSTGAGIVGFGLLLWTASTVFAILRSSVNKIWRSHNPASEPESIRMTVLSFVINQLLAFVLVFGIALLLLTSLISKIVIETILELVSNFQETFSFIKIDELQLSQGLQVGSSFLILALAACILFKILPSVYIGWRDVWLGALLTALLLVVLKELVSNSVISIGSQFLSYGVIGSVMILLLWIYLTCQIFLIGCEFSYVYAHLFGSLCHKKMNSLDSLN; encoded by the coding sequence ATGATTCGATATATACGGTCTACCATACTACCTTCAAAAACGGCTCAACTGTTCATTCAAACTGGTCTGAAATGGGATCGAGATAATTGCTCTGGTATGGCGGCTGCTCTATCGTACTATGCCCTTTTTTCCCTATTTCCAATTCTATTAATTATCCTGAGTGTTATTGGTTCGCTAATAGAACCGAATACAGAAGCATTTCAATATATCAAAGGAGTAATCGAGCGATATCTACCTCCAGAAGTTCATGAATTAATTACGGGAACAGTAGTTGCCCTCAACGAAAATAGTACCGGTGCTGGAATCGTTGGATTTGGCTTGCTCTTATGGACAGCTAGTACTGTCTTCGCTATTCTGAGAAGTTCGGTCAATAAAATTTGGCGATCGCATAACCCAGCTTCTGAACCAGAATCAATTCGGATGACGGTACTATCGTTCGTTATTAATCAACTTTTGGCATTTGTGTTAGTGTTTGGAATTGCCTTATTACTTCTAACTTCCTTAATCTCCAAAATTGTGATCGAGACTATCCTCGAGCTAGTTTCAAACTTTCAAGAAACTTTTTCTTTTATCAAGATTGACGAACTACAATTAAGCCAAGGACTTCAAGTAGGTTCATCTTTTTTAATTTTGGCTCTAGCTGCCTGCATTTTGTTCAAAATTTTGCCGTCCGTTTATATTGGTTGGCGTGATGTCTGGTTGGGTGCTTTACTCACTGCTTTGTTGTTGGTAGTGTTGAAGGAACTTGTTAGTAATAGTGTCATTTCGATTGGCAGTCAATTTCTTTCTTATGGGGTAATTGGGAGTGTCATGATTCTATTGCTATGGATTTACCTTACCTGTCAAATCTTTTTGATTGGCTGCGAGTTTTCTTATGTTTATGCACACCTTTTCGGGAGCCTTTGTCATAAAAAGATGAATTCTTTAGATAGCTTAAATTAA
- a CDS encoding cyclic nucleotide-binding protein, with the protein MFAQLPERRMHWVRWVLTIGWLLVIASLFYDPWTVALTKPDHPWSPLRLTGQCIQVQGSCVEEQPYPIGATLFWGAIVPSGIFILLVFGHELWRRICPLAFLSQIPRGLGKQRQFKRENPKTGKIRYELAKVKSDSWLGRNYPYVQFGWLFIGLCGRILFFNADRLVLGLWLVFTIIAAIAVGYYYGGKSWCQYFCPMAPVQTIFSEPRGLLGSKAHMSEQRITQSMCRTVQSDGNEQSACVACQSPCFDIDSERTYWTGLNNPEESIIRYGYVGLVVGYFLYYYLYAGNWDYYFSGVWNRDPNQLASLMSPGLYLSGQPINIPKLFAVPLVLGGFSAIGYFLGTWIEQRFKSYDQQHHKHSDPDLIRHRIFVICTFAIFNFFFLFAGRPLLQLTPIWVQYAFDLSIVFFSTLWLQKSWRRSSDLYSRENLANRFRKQLERLQLDVSQYLDGRSLKDLHTNEVYVLAKVLPGFTQEKRHEAYKGVVREALEEGYVSTSSSLAILQQMRHELGISDDEHQEVLEELGVEDPELLNPNRKRSLENQIRLTGYQKSLERFLRLQQQISSREFTPSAEASDAIRALRREYSITPQEEEWVLSGFAPDAGNPEKAESLLARLNEWQLCDRALNHPSLQAHPAILQLLHQGVQHKRELIVRSILEILVSLKDHPSATTIARSLKQLSPHLTTELVSRNSWQSHLQQSIADLLIQPQALEQSAQAVSTQDTLSHLETLLHHYNSVIQAAALFAIAQLDPQRAQTVAQMIQRDSSPSLLHDTAQRLLALPPSPALTEFPVLEKLVHLSNSDFFDRLQCETLIALSDRSEIKTYTKGDVITEAGDTCREFLLLIEGDASIQGTNGQTIIRVERLHPGQILDELEVLTHSTLENTILAESERTRIVAIPVDALDDLLERDSSFARRILELEGRQLQRLVRLGVHA; encoded by the coding sequence ATGTTTGCACAATTGCCAGAACGTCGGATGCACTGGGTACGATGGGTCTTAACGATTGGTTGGCTCTTAGTGATTGCATCTCTGTTTTACGATCCTTGGACTGTAGCGCTTACAAAACCCGATCATCCCTGGAGTCCTTTGCGGCTCACAGGTCAGTGTATTCAGGTGCAGGGCAGTTGTGTTGAAGAGCAGCCTTATCCGATCGGAGCAACTTTATTTTGGGGTGCGATCGTTCCTTCTGGGATTTTCATCTTGCTCGTGTTTGGACATGAACTCTGGCGGCGGATTTGTCCGCTGGCTTTTCTGTCTCAAATTCCAAGAGGACTCGGTAAACAGCGACAGTTCAAACGGGAAAACCCGAAAACGGGTAAGATTCGCTACGAGCTTGCGAAAGTGAAATCCGATTCTTGGCTGGGCAGAAACTATCCTTATGTACAGTTTGGTTGGCTGTTTATTGGACTATGTGGAAGAATTCTGTTTTTTAATGCTGACCGCTTAGTTCTAGGACTGTGGCTAGTTTTTACGATCATCGCAGCAATCGCGGTTGGCTACTATTATGGCGGTAAGTCCTGGTGTCAATATTTCTGCCCGATGGCTCCGGTGCAGACGATTTTTAGTGAGCCGCGAGGTTTGCTTGGTAGCAAGGCTCATATGAGTGAACAGCGGATTACTCAATCAATGTGTCGCACCGTGCAATCAGATGGCAATGAACAAAGTGCCTGTGTTGCCTGCCAGAGTCCCTGTTTTGATATTGATTCGGAACGAACTTATTGGACTGGCTTGAACAATCCCGAAGAATCGATCATTCGATATGGTTATGTCGGTTTAGTGGTTGGCTATTTTCTCTACTATTATTTGTATGCGGGCAACTGGGACTATTACTTTTCCGGCGTTTGGAATCGCGATCCGAATCAGCTTGCTTCGCTGATGAGTCCCGGTCTTTATCTATCGGGACAGCCCATCAACATTCCGAAGCTTTTTGCGGTGCCGCTGGTGCTGGGGGGATTTAGTGCGATCGGCTATTTCCTCGGAACTTGGATTGAACAGCGGTTCAAATCTTACGATCAACAACATCACAAACACTCGGATCCCGATCTGATTCGGCATCGCATTTTTGTAATTTGTACCTTTGCTATATTTAACTTCTTCTTTTTGTTCGCAGGTCGTCCCTTGCTTCAACTAACCCCGATTTGGGTGCAATATGCCTTTGATCTGAGCATTGTTTTTTTCAGTACACTCTGGCTGCAAAAATCCTGGCGACGGAGTTCTGATCTCTATTCACGGGAAAATCTGGCGAACCGATTTCGTAAGCAGCTTGAGCGATTACAGCTTGATGTCTCCCAGTATCTAGACGGTCGTTCTCTCAAGGATTTACACACCAATGAAGTGTATGTTCTCGCGAAAGTGCTTCCTGGCTTTACCCAAGAGAAACGGCACGAAGCTTACAAAGGAGTGGTTCGAGAAGCTTTAGAGGAAGGTTATGTAAGTACGTCTAGTAGTCTGGCAATCCTTCAACAAATGCGCCATGAGTTAGGGATTTCTGATGATGAACACCAGGAAGTTTTGGAAGAATTAGGCGTAGAAGATCCAGAACTGCTCAATCCTAACCGCAAGCGATCGCTCGAAAATCAAATCCGTCTCACAGGCTACCAGAAATCATTGGAGCGATTTCTCCGATTGCAGCAGCAGATAAGTTCTAGAGAATTCACTCCATCGGCTGAAGCCTCAGATGCGATTCGGGCATTGCGTCGTGAGTATTCGATCACACCTCAAGAAGAAGAGTGGGTGTTGAGCGGATTTGCGCCTGATGCTGGCAACCCTGAGAAAGCAGAATCATTACTCGCTCGGTTAAACGAGTGGCAATTGTGCGATCGCGCTTTAAACCATCCTAGCCTTCAAGCTCATCCTGCAATCTTGCAGCTTTTGCATCAGGGAGTCCAGCATAAACGAGAATTGATTGTGCGCTCGATTCTGGAAATTCTTGTTTCTCTAAAAGACCATCCCAGCGCAACGACAATTGCCCGATCGCTCAAACAACTTTCGCCACATTTGACGACAGAATTAGTTAGTCGTAATTCTTGGCAATCTCATTTACAGCAAAGCATTGCGGATTTGCTAATCCAGCCCCAAGCACTAGAACAATCTGCTCAAGCAGTATCGACGCAGGATACCTTGAGTCATCTTGAAACGCTGTTGCACCATTACAATTCAGTCATTCAGGCGGCGGCTCTATTTGCGATCGCCCAACTCGATCCCCAACGCGCTCAAACTGTGGCTCAAATGATCCAGCGTGACTCTTCTCCATCTTTGCTACACGACACCGCACAACGGTTACTAGCTTTGCCCCCTTCTCCAGCTTTAACAGAGTTTCCTGTTCTAGAAAAACTGGTGCATTTATCGAACAGTGATTTCTTTGATCGTCTTCAGTGCGAAACACTGATCGCCTTAAGCGATCGTTCAGAAATTAAAACCTACACCAAGGGCGATGTGATTACTGAGGCAGGCGATACTTGTCGAGAATTTCTACTGCTGATTGAGGGCGATGCTAGCATTCAAGGTACGAATGGGCAAACCATTATACGAGTTGAGCGCCTTCATCCTGGACAAATCCTTGATGAACTGGAGGTTCTAACCCACAGCACCTTAGAAAATACAATTCTTGCTGAAAGTGAAAGAACTCGTATTGTGGCAATTCCTGTCGATGCGCTGGACGATCTGCTTGAACGAGACTCTAGTTTTGCCCGTCGAATTTTAGAGCTCGAAGGTCGGCAACTTCAACGGCTCGTGAGATTGGGAGTACATGCTTAA
- a CDS encoding flavodoxin FldA: MAKIGLFYGSTTGKTEIAAEAIQSAFGGEDVVALHEISDVSASDFADYDCIIIGCPTWDIGELQSDWDGFYQDELDNIDFNGKKAAYFGTGDQIGYADNFQDAMGTLEEKIASLGGKTVGYCSTDGYEHEASKAEKNGKFVGLALDEDNQSELTDERINEWVAQLKNEFGL; encoded by the coding sequence ATGGCTAAAATCGGTCTTTTCTATGGTTCTACCACTGGTAAAACAGAAATAGCAGCAGAGGCAATTCAATCCGCTTTTGGTGGCGAAGATGTAGTCGCTTTACACGAAATCAGTGATGTTTCGGCTAGCGATTTTGCTGACTACGATTGCATTATTATTGGTTGTCCGACTTGGGATATCGGAGAGTTACAGAGTGATTGGGATGGTTTTTACCAAGATGAATTAGATAATATCGACTTTAACGGTAAAAAAGCCGCTTATTTTGGTACTGGCGACCAAATCGGTTATGCCGATAACTTTCAAGACGCGATGGGAACTTTAGAAGAAAAAATTGCTAGTTTAGGAGGTAAGACAGTAGGATATTGCTCTACTGATGGCTACGAACACGAAGCTTCCAAAGCTGAAAAGAATGGTAAATTTGTCGGACTAGCTTTAGATGAAGACAATCAATCAGAATTAACAGACGAGCGAATTAATGAATGGGTTGCACAGCTAAAGAATGAATTCGGTCTGTAA
- a CDS encoding non-canonical purine NTP pyrophosphatase, rdgB/HAM1 family codes for MKKLIVATGNPGKLTEIQEYLVGLDWQLELKPAELEIEETGTTFLENACLKASQVAKAVGEWAIADDSGLAVDALDGAPGLYSARYGKSDRDRIARLLDELGEQQNRKAQFICAIAIANPDGIVALQAEGICPGEILKAPCGKGGFGYDPIFCVPQLQQTFAEMPAEVKGRISHRGRAFEKLLPQLKELKVT; via the coding sequence ATGAAAAAATTAATCGTAGCGACGGGAAATCCTGGTAAATTAACCGAAATCCAAGAATATCTTGTCGGTTTAGATTGGCAATTAGAATTAAAACCAGCCGAATTAGAAATTGAAGAAACGGGAACTACTTTTCTTGAAAATGCCTGTCTTAAAGCGTCTCAAGTAGCTAAAGCAGTTGGGGAGTGGGCGATCGCAGATGATTCGGGATTAGCGGTAGATGCTTTAGATGGTGCGCCTGGGCTGTATTCGGCTCGTTATGGTAAAAGCGATCGCGACAGAATTGCTAGATTATTAGATGAATTAGGAGAGCAGCAAAATCGAAAAGCTCAGTTTATTTGTGCCATTGCGATCGCTAATCCTGATGGGATCGTCGCTTTACAAGCTGAAGGTATTTGTCCAGGAGAAATTCTTAAAGCTCCCTGTGGCAAAGGAGGCTTTGGTTACGATCCGATTTTTTGTGTACCTCAATTACAACAAACTTTTGCTGAAATGCCAGCAGAAGTTAAGGGAAGAATTAGTCATCGCGGAAGAGCATTTGAGAAGTTATTGCCCCAATTAAAAGAGCTTAAAGTAACATAA
- a CDS encoding molybdenum ABC transporter, periplasmic molybdate-binding protein, with product MGSLIISCLLVVNLTKINLFHSASIAQSSQPVDLTVSAAASLQDALEAIKLVYQQKKTEVDITYNFGSSGSLQQQIQQGAPVDIFISAAAKQMNALEEKNVLLPGTRRDLLKNKVVLIVPKDNTTIKSFEDLGTDALTQIALGEPGSVPAGKYAEEVLTSLGILDAVKPKTVYGKDVRQVLNYVATGNVDAGIVYFSDAKVSDDVKIVATASEDSHSPVVYPIAVLKDSVHPEAAKELEDFLFTSEAKTIFEKYGLIPIEKAA from the coding sequence TTGGGTTCGTTAATTATTTCATGTTTATTAGTAGTTAATTTGACCAAAATCAACCTTTTTCATTCAGCTAGTATTGCCCAATCTAGTCAACCAGTAGATTTGACCGTTTCAGCAGCAGCTAGTTTGCAAGATGCCTTAGAAGCAATTAAACTCGTCTATCAACAGAAAAAAACAGAAGTAGACATTACCTATAACTTTGGTTCTTCTGGTTCGCTACAACAACAGATCCAACAAGGTGCACCTGTAGACATCTTTATTTCTGCTGCTGCCAAGCAAATGAATGCTTTAGAAGAAAAAAATGTCTTATTACCTGGAACTCGCCGAGATTTGCTCAAAAATAAAGTGGTTCTAATCGTACCGAAAGATAACACCACGATTAAAAGCTTTGAAGATTTAGGTACAGATGCTTTAACACAAATTGCTTTAGGTGAACCAGGAAGCGTTCCTGCGGGTAAATATGCTGAAGAAGTTTTAACTTCGTTGGGAATTCTCGATGCGGTGAAACCAAAAACAGTTTATGGTAAGGATGTGCGTCAAGTTTTAAATTATGTAGCGACAGGAAACGTCGATGCTGGAATTGTTTATTTTAGCGATGCCAAAGTGTCTGATGATGTAAAAATAGTTGCAACTGCCTCAGAAGATAGTCATTCTCCTGTAGTTTATCCGATCGCAGTTTTGAAAGATAGTGTCCATCCAGAAGCAGCCAAAGAATTAGAAGATTTTCTCTTTACCTCTGAAGCGAAAACGATCTTTGAAAAATACGGCTTGATTCCGATTGAAAAAGCTGCATAA